The genomic stretch TTAGATAGAGGTGTGGCGGCGTATAAAGCTCTTATTTCATCAAAAACTTTAATATAAGTTGCGGAATTGCTACGAGGAGTTCGTCCTATGGGCGATTGGTCTATATCTATTATTTTGTTTATGTTCTCAATACCCAAAATACCTTTGTTCGCTCCGGGCTTTTCGTTGTTTTTCAGCCCAAATTCCTGCCTTAACTGTCTTAACAAGGTTTCGTTAACAAGCGAAGATTTTCCACTACCAGACACACCCGTAACGCAAATAAATTTTCCCAAAGGAAAAGAAACATCAATATTCTTTAAATTGTTATGAGTACACCCTAAAATAACAAGCTCCTCCTTTTTAGAAAAGGTAGAATTATTATCTAAATGCTGTCCAACCTTTTTCTTACCACTTAAATATTGTCCGGTTAAAGATTTAGGGTTTTCCATTATTTGTAAAGGAGTTCCCTGCGCAATAATTTCTCCGCCCAAATCTCCCGCTAAAGGCCCAAAATCAACAACATAGTCGCTTGCCAACATTGTTTGCGCGTCGTGTTCAACCACTATAATGGTATTTCCCAAGTCTCTTAATCTTTTTAAGGTTTGAATAAGTTTGTTATGGTCTCGCGAGTGCAAACCTATGGACGGCTCGTCTAAAACATACAGCACTCCCGAAAGACCGCTACCTATTTGCGAGGCAAGCCTTATTCTCTGCGCTTCGCCCCCGGCAAGACTACCTGCACAGCGGTCTAATGACAAATAATCAAGCCCCACATCCAGTAAAAATTTAAGCCGAGAAACCGTTTCTTTAAGAATAGGTTTGGCAATTTCCCGTTCTTTGTTACTTAATTTTTGGTCCAACAAAAGATTTCTTAGCCACTGAAAAACCTCGTCTATAGACATTGTTGTTAATTCCACAATGTTTAAACCTTTAATAGTAACCGACAAAGCCTCTTTTTTTAATCTGTTCCCGTGGCAAGCGGGACAAGGTTCTTTAACCATATACTTATCTATCTCGTTTCTTATAAAATCCGACTCGGTTTCTCTATACCGTCGTTCTAGGTTTGGTATAATACCCTCAAAACGGGCGTTGTACCCGCCTAAACGGACTTTTTCTTTTAAACCGTATAGTAAAATCTTAACCTCTTTCTCGTCTAAACTTTTTAGCGGTTTTTTTAAATCTATATTATGTTTTTGAGAAACTGTCTCCAAAAGTCTAAATGTCCACGATTCCCTATTTTCCACCGTATGCGCCCAAGGAAAAATACCCCCCTCCAAAACGGACAGGTTAGGGTTATAAATAAGCTTTGGGTTTATTTTTAGCTGGGTTCCCAAACCTTGGCATATAGAACAGGCTCCTTGAGGAGAATTAAACGAAAAAAGACGAGGCTCCAGTTCTGGCAAAGATATATTGCAGGAAGGACAAGCAAAAAGTTCGCTAAAAAGGGTATCTGCCATTTTTTGAGGATATTCGGGAAACTCAAAAGAGGCGTCTTTTACTTGTGAGGATATAACAAAACCGTTGGATAATTTTAGAGAAATTTCCACAGATTGAGCTAATCGGTTTTTTAAGATATTAAGGTCGGCTTCTTTAATTTTTGGTTCTAAAATAACTTTATCCACCAAAACATCTATAGAATGTTTGTTAGTTTTTATAAGAAAAATATCCTCGTCTAAATCTTTAACAGTTCCATCCACGCGAGCTTTTCTAAAACCCTGTTTTTTTAAGGTATTTAAAAGCGAGGAAAATTCGCCTTTTTTTTCTCTTATAATCGGCGAGAAAATAATTATTCTCCCCTTTTGTTCCAAAATACCGTCCACAATTTGGTCCACGCTTTGCTGGGATATTTCAGCATTGCAGTTGGGGCAATGAGGATGCCCAATACGGGCGTATAAAAGTCTTAAAAAATCGTAAATTTCGGTAACGGTGCCTACCGTAGAGCGGGGATTATGAGAAACGGATTTTTGGTCAATAGCTATAGCGGGGGACAACCCTTCAATACTTTCAACATCCGGCTTTTTCATAACGCCTAAAAATTGCCTGGCATACGAGGATAAAGATTCA from Patescibacteria group bacterium encodes the following:
- the uvrA gene encoding excinuclease ABC subunit UvrA; this encodes MDKLIIRGACEHNLKNISLTLPKNKLIVFTGVSGSGKSSLAMDTIYAEGQRRYVESLSSYARQFLGVMKKPDVESIEGLSPAIAIDQKSVSHNPRSTVGTVTEIYDFLRLLYARIGHPHCPNCNAEISQQSVDQIVDGILEQKGRIIIFSPIIREKKGEFSSLLNTLKKQGFRKARVDGTVKDLDEDIFLIKTNKHSIDVLVDKVILEPKIKEADLNILKNRLAQSVEISLKLSNGFVISSQVKDASFEFPEYPQKMADTLFSELFACPSCNISLPELEPRLFSFNSPQGACSICQGLGTQLKINPKLIYNPNLSVLEGGIFPWAHTVENRESWTFRLLETVSQKHNIDLKKPLKSLDEKEVKILLYGLKEKVRLGGYNARFEGIIPNLERRYRETESDFIRNEIDKYMVKEPCPACHGNRLKKEALSVTIKGLNIVELTTMSIDEVFQWLRNLLLDQKLSNKEREIAKPILKETVSRLKFLLDVGLDYLSLDRCAGSLAGGEAQRIRLASQIGSGLSGVLYVLDEPSIGLHSRDHNKLIQTLKRLRDLGNTIIVVEHDAQTMLASDYVVDFGPLAGDLGGEIIAQGTPLQIMENPKSLTGQYLSGKKKVGQHLDNNSTFSKKEELVILGCTHNNLKNIDVSFPLGKFICVTGVSGSGKSSLVNETLLRQLRQEFGLKNNEKPGANKGILGIENINKIIDIDQSPIGRTPRSNSATYIKVFDEIRALYAATPLSKMRGYKAGRFSFNVKGGRCEVCQGEGQIRIEMQFLPDVYINCEACLGKRYNREVLEVSYKGKNIANILDFTVIEALRFFENFPAIQQKLLALRDVGLGYIKLGQPAPTLSGGEAQRVKLASELCKKQTGKTFYILDEPTTGLHFADLEHLLSVLKRLVNQGNTVIVIEHNLDIIKNADYIIDLGPKGGLKGGEIIFAGPLESLLKQDKSYTAQALIKE